The Immundisolibacter cernigliae genome has a window encoding:
- a CDS encoding cation:proton antiporter: MITAHTVFNETAALLVLGAALGFVGQWLRQPLIVAFIVAGIVAGPDVLGVVSSAVHVQVLGELGVAVLLFLVGLKLDPGLLRTLGPVALVTGSAQVLLTALAGAGVALALGMPVRTAAIIGLALTFSSTIIVIKLLWDKGEVDSLHGRLALGLLIAQDLLVVVLMGLLAGLRGESQGGLWQALVGGLVLLATVLLFTRYLAQGLLARMARSPELLVTFAVAWAALLAGLADALGLGKELGGLLAGVSLASTPFREALASRLASVRDFLLLFFFVSLGASLDFGALQGSLWPAIGLSAFVLIGKPLIVLPILGLAGYGRRTAFMASLTLAQISEFSLILLALATQAGLADPATQALVTLVGLVSIGASTYLVTYSGAIYAFVEPLLARVMGDQARRHAPSEAPPPADVILFGLGRYGTAIAEGLRSRGLSVLGVDFDPEMVARWRARGLPAYYGDAADPDFGKSLPLGGAQWVVCAIPVHGGSLTHDDPRLALVDALRNSGYRQQIAVAIQAQEDLPALRGRDIDLVLLPMADAAAEAVDLITGAPLVAPRRWS; encoded by the coding sequence ATGATCACCGCCCATACCGTTTTCAACGAGACCGCTGCCTTGCTGGTGCTGGGCGCCGCGCTGGGCTTTGTCGGCCAGTGGCTGCGCCAGCCGCTGATCGTGGCCTTCATCGTGGCCGGCATCGTGGCGGGACCGGACGTGCTGGGTGTGGTGTCGAGCGCCGTGCACGTGCAGGTGCTGGGCGAACTGGGTGTGGCCGTACTGCTGTTCCTGGTGGGCCTGAAGCTCGACCCGGGGCTGCTGCGCACGCTAGGACCGGTGGCGCTGGTCACCGGCAGCGCGCAGGTGCTGCTGACTGCGCTGGCCGGCGCTGGCGTGGCCCTGGCGCTGGGCATGCCGGTGCGCACGGCCGCGATCATCGGTCTGGCGCTGACCTTCTCCAGCACCATCATCGTCATCAAGCTGCTGTGGGACAAGGGCGAGGTCGACTCGCTGCACGGCCGCCTGGCGCTGGGCCTGCTGATCGCGCAGGATCTGCTGGTGGTGGTGCTGATGGGGCTGCTGGCGGGGCTGCGCGGCGAATCACAAGGCGGCCTGTGGCAGGCCCTGGTCGGTGGGCTGGTGCTGCTGGCGACGGTGCTGCTGTTCACCCGTTATCTGGCGCAGGGCCTGCTGGCGCGCATGGCGCGCTCCCCCGAACTGCTGGTGACCTTCGCCGTGGCCTGGGCGGCGCTGCTCGCCGGCCTGGCGGATGCCCTCGGCCTTGGCAAGGAGCTGGGCGGGCTGCTGGCCGGCGTGTCGCTGGCCTCGACGCCATTTCGGGAAGCACTGGCCTCGCGCCTGGCCAGCGTGCGCGATTTCCTGCTGCTGTTCTTCTTCGTCAGCCTGGGCGCCAGCCTCGATTTCGGCGCCCTGCAGGGCAGTCTGTGGCCGGCGATCGGGCTGTCGGCGTTCGTGCTAATCGGCAAGCCGCTGATCGTGCTGCCGATCCTTGGCCTGGCCGGCTACGGGCGGCGCACGGCGTTCATGGCCAGCCTGACGCTGGCTCAGATCAGCGAGTTCTCGCTGATCCTGCTGGCCCTGGCCACGCAGGCCGGGCTGGCGGACCCGGCCACGCAGGCGCTGGTGACGCTGGTGGGGCTGGTCAGTATCGGCGCCAGCACCTACCTGGTCACTTACTCGGGCGCCATCTATGCCTTCGTGGAGCCGCTGCTGGCGCGTGTCATGGGTGACCAGGCGCGCCGTCACGCGCCCAGTGAGGCGCCACCGCCGGCCGACGTCATCCTGTTCGGCCTGGGCCGTTATGGCACCGCCATTGCCGAAGGGCTGCGCAGCCGCGGCCTGAGCGTGCTGGGTGTGGATTTCGATCCGGAAATGGTTGCCCGCTGGCGGGCGCGCGGCCTGCCAGCCTATTACGGCGATGCGGCCGATCCGGATTTTGGAAAATCCCTGCCGCTGGGCGGTGCGCAGTGGGTGGTCTGCGCCATCCCGGTGCACGGCGGCAGCCTGACGCACGATGATCCCCGACTGGCGCTGGTCGACGCCCTGCGCAACAGCGGCTACCGGCAGCAAATCGCGGTTGCCATCCAGGCGCAGGAGGATCTGCCGGCGCTGCGCGGCCGCGACATCGACCTGGTGCTGCTACCGATGGCGGACGCCGCCGCCGAGGCGGTCGACCTGATCACCGGTGCGCCGCTGGTGGCGCCCCGGCGGTGGAGCTGA
- the hemJ gene encoding protoporphyrinogen oxidase HemJ, whose protein sequence is MLWIKSLHVIAMVAWFAGLFYLPRLFVYHVDCADEAGRRRFEIMERRLYRAIMTPAAVVTVLAGLALLVDYAWAAYSKAGWLHAKLTLVALLVVYHWLCGRYLAALRDGRNTHSARFFRVFNELPTLVLVAVVCLTIVKPF, encoded by the coding sequence ATGCTCTGGATCAAATCGCTGCACGTGATCGCCATGGTGGCCTGGTTCGCCGGGCTGTTCTACCTGCCGCGGCTGTTCGTGTACCACGTCGACTGCGCCGACGAGGCCGGCCGGCGGCGCTTCGAGATCATGGAACGGCGCCTGTACCGGGCCATCATGACGCCGGCTGCGGTGGTCACGGTGCTGGCCGGGCTGGCACTCCTGGTGGACTACGCCTGGGCGGCCTACAGCAAGGCCGGCTGGCTGCATGCCAAGCTGACGCTGGTGGCGCTGCTGGTGGTCTACCACTGGCTGTGTGGCCGCTATCTGGCGGCCCTGCGCGATGGGCGCAACACGCACAGCGCCCGTTTTTTCCGGGTGTTCAACGAGCTGCCGACGCTGGTTCTGGTGGCCGTGGTGTGTCTGACGATCGTCAAACCGTTCTGA
- a CDS encoding TlpA disulfide reductase family protein: protein MRCLIACLLVLVMMPAARAGSDRLPEDLRFTVVDGRPLDGAALRGQPLLIVFWASTCAPCIAEMPELSALYKELHPKGLELIALAMPYDPPNRVMAAREVLRLPFPVAIDINATVVRRLGVPPQTPQFLLVDAGGQIVTVHNGVWPIDELRAALLPLLADT from the coding sequence ATGCGCTGCCTGATTGCCTGCCTGCTTGTCCTGGTCATGATGCCGGCGGCCCGCGCCGGCAGCGACCGTCTGCCCGAGGATCTGCGCTTCACGGTGGTCGACGGCCGCCCGCTCGATGGCGCGGCGCTGCGCGGCCAGCCACTGCTGATCGTGTTCTGGGCCAGCACCTGCGCGCCGTGCATCGCCGAGATGCCCGAGCTGTCCGCCCTGTACAAGGAACTGCACCCGAAGGGCCTGGAACTGATCGCGCTGGCCATGCCCTACGACCCACCCAACCGCGTGATGGCCGCCCGCGAGGTGCTGCGGCTGCCGTTCCCGGTGGCCATCGACATCAACGCAACCGTGGTGCGCAGGCTTGGCGTGCCGCCGCAGACGCCGCAATTTCTGCTGGTGGACGCCGGCGGACAAATCGTCACCGTGCACAACGGCGTGTGGCCGATCGACGAACTGCGGGCGGCGCTGTTGCCGCTGCTGGCCGACACCTGA
- a CDS encoding metallophosphoesterase family protein: protein MNSPAVRVLLLADTHGVLDPRIAELAQDCALAVHAGDVGASAVLETLAAAAGRLLAVRGNNDVPDKWLGPVADLLALPERIDVPLPGGTLVVEHGHRHSATRRHLRLRAAYPGARAVLYGHSHRLAQDVVAAPWILNPGAAGRARTGGGPSCLLLQAGTAAWRVSVWQFPALPRGARGLSERGTERPPIPRPRFGG from the coding sequence GTGAACAGCCCGGCCGTGCGCGTGCTGCTGCTGGCCGATACCCACGGCGTGCTCGATCCGCGCATCGCGGAACTGGCGCAGGACTGCGCGTTGGCTGTCCATGCCGGCGACGTTGGCGCCAGCGCCGTGCTGGAGACGCTTGCTGCGGCGGCCGGTCGGCTGCTCGCCGTGCGTGGCAACAACGACGTGCCGGACAAGTGGCTGGGCCCGGTAGCGGATCTGCTGGCCCTGCCCGAGCGCATCGATGTGCCCCTGCCGGGCGGCACGCTGGTGGTGGAACACGGGCACCGGCACAGCGCCACCCGCCGTCACCTGCGCCTGCGCGCCGCTTACCCCGGCGCCCGCGCCGTGCTGTACGGACACAGCCACCGCCTGGCGCAGGATGTCGTCGCCGCGCCCTGGATCCTGAACCCCGGTGCCGCCGGCCGTGCTCGCACCGGCGGTGGGCCATCGTGTCTGCTGCTGCAGGCGGGCACCGCCGCGTGGCGGGTCAGCGTGTGGCAGTTCCCGGCCCTGCCGCGCGGTGCGCGCGGCCTGTCCGAACGTGGCACGGAGCGACCGCCGATACCGCGGCCACGCTTCGGGGGATGA
- a CDS encoding cupin domain-containing protein produces the protein MTAMYNLFRDLPTSPDTRERIDCLLDRPGLRVERIVSTGQASPSGFWYDQIEHEWVVLLQGAAELTVDLPDGPQIVSLRPGDSLELPARRRHRVEATCADPPTLWLAVFWPSDAA, from the coding sequence ATGACCGCCATGTACAACCTGTTTCGCGACCTGCCGACCAGTCCAGACACCCGGGAGCGCATCGACTGCCTGCTGGACCGGCCCGGGCTGCGTGTGGAGCGCATCGTGTCCACCGGTCAGGCCAGCCCGTCCGGCTTCTGGTATGACCAGATCGAACACGAATGGGTGGTTTTGCTGCAGGGCGCGGCGGAACTGACCGTCGACCTGCCCGATGGCCCGCAGATCGTAAGCCTCCGGCCCGGCGACAGTCTGGAATTGCCGGCCCGCAGGCGCCACCGCGTCGAAGCCACCTGCGCCGATCCGCCCACCCTGTGGTTGGCAGTGTTCTGGCCGTCCGACGCCGCGTGA
- a CDS encoding LLM class flavin-dependent oxidoreductase has translation MAIPSGRADHPLFDPKQRIKLGIFGSNVSNGCTISTAESSFRPTWQQNLDLALQAEALDFDLLVPVGRWKGFGGETDFNGDCLEVYTWAAALAARTERIHIFATSHVPTVHPILAAKQAATIDRISNGRFGINVVCGWYTPEMEMFGVQQLPHDDRYARATEWIQVCKRLWQEQDFDFAGEYYTIKGGYMLPKPVQQPYPLLINAGVSPAGIDYAAREMDVNFCIVSTLDQGRELIGQIRGKAAGYGRDIGIMSSAAVVCRSSEAEARAVWDHIVARGDYAALDNLLTTFGVQSGSMTPEAARELTERFIVGWGGYPLVGTPLQVAQEIGRLADIGVDILLLSWLDYAPELNYFGEQVMPLLKDMGLRV, from the coding sequence ATGGCCATACCCAGCGGGCGGGCCGATCACCCCCTGTTCGACCCGAAGCAGCGGATCAAGCTTGGCATCTTTGGCAGCAACGTCAGCAACGGCTGCACGATCAGCACCGCCGAGTCGTCGTTCCGGCCGACTTGGCAACAGAACCTCGATCTGGCCTTGCAGGCCGAAGCGCTGGATTTCGACCTGCTGGTGCCGGTCGGGCGCTGGAAGGGATTTGGCGGCGAGACCGACTTCAACGGCGACTGCCTGGAGGTCTATACCTGGGCTGCCGCGCTGGCGGCGCGCACCGAGCGCATCCACATCTTCGCCACCTCGCACGTGCCGACCGTGCACCCGATTTTGGCCGCCAAGCAGGCGGCGACCATCGACCGCATCAGCAACGGTCGCTTCGGCATCAACGTGGTGTGCGGCTGGTACACGCCGGAGATGGAGATGTTCGGCGTGCAGCAACTGCCGCACGATGACCGCTACGCGCGCGCCACCGAGTGGATTCAGGTCTGCAAGCGGCTGTGGCAGGAGCAGGACTTCGACTTCGCGGGCGAGTACTACACGATCAAGGGCGGCTACATGCTGCCAAAACCCGTGCAGCAGCCCTATCCGCTGCTGATCAACGCCGGTGTTTCACCGGCCGGCATCGACTACGCGGCACGCGAGATGGACGTGAATTTCTGCATCGTCTCGACCCTGGACCAGGGCCGGGAGCTGATCGGGCAGATTCGCGGCAAGGCCGCCGGCTACGGGCGGGACATCGGCATCATGAGCTCGGCCGCCGTGGTGTGCCGCAGCAGCGAGGCCGAGGCACGGGCGGTGTGGGACCACATCGTCGCCCGCGGCGATTACGCCGCGCTCGACAACCTGCTGACCACCTTTGGCGTGCAGAGCGGCTCCATGACGCCCGAGGCGGCGCGCGAGTTGACCGAGCGCTTCATCGTTGGCTGGGGCGGCTACCCGCTGGTCGGCACGCCGCTGCAGGTGGCGCAGGAAATCGGCCGCCTGGCCGACATCGGCGTCGACATCCTGCTGTTGTCGTGGCTGGATTACGCGCCGGAACTGAACTACTTCGGCGAACAGGTCATGCCGCTGCTAAAGGACATGGGGCTGCGGGTTTGA
- the mutM gene encoding bifunctional DNA-formamidopyrimidine glycosylase/DNA-(apurinic or apyrimidinic site) lyase: MPELPEVETTRRGLEPLLIGRRITGAVVRNAALRWPVAPELSSRLPGAAITAVGRRAKYLLLTTAHGHLLLHLGMSGSLRVLPAATPPLKHDHVDILLDDGQCLRLRDPRRFGSILYAGEDPASHALLRKLGPEPLDTDSQTLGAHLHAASRSRRVAVKLFLMDASVVVGVGNIYASEALFRAGIRPAKAAASLSRPAFVRLAAVIQAVLAEAIAAGGTTLRDFSNSDGLPGYFAQELAVYGRTGAPCRACATPIRERRMGQRSTFWCPLCQG; this comes from the coding sequence ATGCCGGAGCTGCCGGAGGTCGAGACCACCCGGCGCGGCCTGGAACCGCTGCTGATCGGCCGGCGCATCACCGGTGCGGTGGTACGCAACGCGGCCCTGCGCTGGCCGGTGGCGCCGGAATTGAGCAGCCGGCTGCCCGGCGCCGCCATCACCGCGGTCGGCCGGCGCGCCAAATACCTGCTGCTGACCACCGCGCACGGGCACCTGCTGCTGCACCTTGGCATGTCGGGCAGCCTGCGCGTGCTGCCGGCCGCCACGCCACCACTCAAGCACGACCACGTCGACATCCTGCTGGACGATGGCCAGTGCCTGCGCCTGCGCGATCCACGCCGCTTCGGCAGCATTCTTTACGCGGGCGAGGATCCGGCCAGCCACGCGCTGCTCAGAAAGCTCGGCCCCGAGCCGCTGGACACGGACAGCCAGACGCTGGGCGCTCACCTGCACGCGGCCTCGCGAAGCCGTCGCGTGGCAGTCAAGCTGTTCCTCATGGACGCCAGCGTGGTGGTCGGCGTGGGCAACATCTACGCCAGCGAGGCGCTGTTTCGGGCCGGCATCCGCCCCGCCAAGGCGGCGGCGAGTCTCAGTCGCCCCGCTTTCGTGCGTCTGGCGGCGGTCATCCAGGCCGTGCTGGCCGAGGCCATTGCCGCCGGCGGCACCACGCTGCGCGATTTTTCCAACAGCGACGGCCTGCCGGGCTATTTCGCCCAGGAGCTGGCCGTGTACGGTCGCACCGGCGCGCCGTGCCGGGCCTGTGCAACGCCCATCCGGGAGCGGCGCATGGGTCAGCGATCGACCTTCTGGTGCCCGTTGTGCCAGGGCTGA
- a CDS encoding DUF4340 domain-containing protein: protein MRGRLWLNLALALVVAALAAVAWFQPGKTPPPPQVKLTKLDPQTVKRIDFHPPRGAAFALVRDGKDWFIDSPRLRAQPFRVETLLELPGAASAAQFTLADNKDNGFGVDPPQARLRFDDTEIAFGLTNPVGLRRYVRVGDAVHLIDDRFYHHAASTWVAWVDRRVLPEGVTLTALDLPGLRLRREGTAWKISPEQPKASADAITMLIEEWQRAYAMDVEESTAVPADARALRLEWQGGALELAVAQDGDEWLLYRRDAPVRYRFSANQGKRLLEIEQTAPGAAQPTGATEPAASDEPDGEAAESSAPPASPPAAAP, encoded by the coding sequence ATGCGCGGTCGGCTGTGGCTGAACCTGGCGCTCGCGCTCGTGGTGGCCGCCCTGGCGGCGGTCGCCTGGTTCCAGCCCGGCAAGACGCCGCCGCCACCCCAGGTCAAGCTCACGAAGCTCGACCCGCAGACGGTCAAGCGCATCGATTTCCACCCGCCGCGTGGGGCGGCCTTTGCCCTGGTGCGGGACGGCAAGGACTGGTTCATCGACAGTCCGCGCCTGCGGGCGCAGCCGTTTCGGGTCGAAACGCTGCTCGAACTGCCAGGCGCCGCCAGCGCCGCCCAGTTCACGCTGGCCGACAACAAGGACAACGGTTTTGGCGTCGACCCGCCGCAGGCGCGCCTGCGTTTCGATGACACCGAGATCGCCTTTGGCCTGACCAACCCGGTTGGTCTGCGCCGCTATGTGCGCGTCGGCGACGCGGTGCACCTGATCGATGACCGCTTCTACCACCACGCGGCGTCCACCTGGGTGGCCTGGGTCGACCGGCGCGTGCTGCCCGAGGGCGTGACGCTGACCGCGCTGGACCTGCCGGGCCTGAGGCTGCGCCGTGAAGGCACCGCCTGGAAAATCAGCCCCGAACAGCCCAAGGCCAGCGCCGACGCCATCACCATGCTGATCGAGGAATGGCAGCGCGCCTACGCCATGGACGTGGAGGAAAGCACCGCCGTTCCAGCCGATGCGCGGGCCCTGCGCCTGGAATGGCAAGGCGGGGCATTGGAGCTGGCGGTGGCGCAGGACGGTGACGAGTGGCTGCTGTACCGGCGCGATGCACCGGTGCGTTACCGATTCAGCGCCAATCAGGGCAAGCGCTTGCTGGAAATCGAGCAGACGGCACCGGGCGCTGCCCAGCCGACCGGAGCCACCGAACCGGCAGCGTCGGACGAGCCTGACGGCGAAGCCGCGGAATCCTCAGCCCCGCCGGCCAGCCCGCCCGCCGCCGCGCCCTGA
- a CDS encoding GldG family protein, whose product MTGSNSSRFALRLQGAVALLLFLAAIGLLGYLAHTYDRRFDWTASGRNSLSQASRQVLEKLPEPVTATVFARPNPELRASLDDLLRRYAAASPKFTVSFVNPDQAPARVKELGIRADGTVLLELAGRREKLEQLDEQALTSALMRLSRSGERRLIFLAGHGERSPDGQANHDLSTFTTALREQGVLATRPDPASGKDLPTDATLVVTAPAVDLTGDEVGAIQRFLTAGGNLLWLADPGPLHGLEPIAAELGLRFVPGTLIDPVGQAIAGSAHFAIATADNYRFHAALAGFEFMTLFPLAAGLEHDPKEPWAATDLIELGASGWAETGPLAEKVNFDEGQDRQGPFILAAAFTRMQGEREQRAVVVGDGDFLSNSYVGNGGNLNLGLNLVNWLAADEGLVSIPPRTAPDTELSLSRDNSLLIGFGFLFGLPAAFAAAGLGVWLRRRGR is encoded by the coding sequence ATGACAGGTTCGAACTCCAGCCGCTTCGCACTGCGCCTCCAGGGGGCCGTCGCGCTGCTGCTGTTCCTGGCCGCGATCGGCCTGCTGGGTTACTTGGCGCACACCTACGACCGCCGCTTCGACTGGACCGCAAGCGGCCGCAACTCGCTGTCGCAGGCCAGCCGGCAGGTGCTGGAAAAGCTTCCGGAACCGGTGACCGCCACCGTGTTCGCCCGTCCCAACCCTGAACTGCGCGCCAGCCTCGATGACCTGCTGCGGCGCTACGCGGCCGCCTCGCCCAAATTCACGGTCAGTTTCGTCAATCCCGATCAGGCCCCGGCGCGGGTCAAGGAACTGGGCATCCGTGCCGACGGCACTGTGCTGCTGGAACTGGCCGGCCGGCGCGAGAAGCTCGAACAGCTCGACGAGCAGGCGCTGACCAGCGCCCTCATGCGTCTGTCGCGCAGCGGCGAGCGCCGGTTGATTTTCCTCGCCGGCCACGGCGAGCGCAGCCCGGACGGGCAGGCCAACCACGATCTGTCCACCTTCACCACAGCGCTGCGCGAGCAGGGCGTGCTGGCGACGCGCCCGGACCCGGCCAGCGGCAAGGATTTGCCGACCGATGCGACGCTGGTCGTCACCGCCCCGGCGGTCGATCTGACCGGCGACGAGGTGGGCGCCATCCAGCGTTTCCTGACCGCCGGCGGCAACCTGCTGTGGCTGGCCGATCCGGGGCCACTGCACGGTCTTGAGCCGATCGCGGCCGAGCTTGGCCTGCGTTTCGTGCCCGGTACGCTGATCGATCCGGTGGGCCAGGCCATCGCCGGCAGCGCCCACTTCGCCATCGCCACGGCGGACAACTACCGCTTCCACGCGGCGCTCGCGGGCTTCGAGTTCATGACCCTGTTTCCCCTGGCGGCCGGCCTCGAACACGATCCGAAGGAACCGTGGGCAGCCACCGACCTGATCGAACTGGGCGCCTCCGGCTGGGCCGAGACCGGCCCGCTGGCCGAAAAAGTGAACTTCGACGAGGGCCAGGACCGGCAAGGGCCGTTCATCCTGGCGGCGGCTTTCACGCGCATGCAGGGCGAGCGTGAACAGCGCGCGGTGGTGGTCGGCGATGGCGATTTCCTGTCCAACAGCTACGTCGGCAATGGCGGCAACCTGAATCTGGGCCTGAACCTGGTGAACTGGCTGGCGGCCGACGAGGGTCTGGTCAGCATCCCGCCGCGCACGGCGCCGGACACGGAACTGTCGCTCTCGCGCGACAACAGCCTGTTGATCGGCTTCGGCTTCCTGTTTGGCCTGCCGGCAGCCTTCGCCGCGGCCGGCCTGGGTGTCTGGCTGCGCCGCCGGGGGCGCTGA
- a CDS encoding ABC transporter permease subunit — protein MRAVLAIAGRELRVLFASPSAWAMLAVVQAILGYLFLTQIDMFLQLRSQLMAMPDPPGLTEIVAPSLFGSAGIVLLMLVPLITMRSFAEERRNQTLPLLLSAPVSVSGIVLGKYLALMGFLTLVTALTAMMPVSLLLGARLDLGLLAASVLGLWLLLGSFAALGLFMSTLTSHPMTAAVSTFGLLLLLWILDWASGSAGEGSGELLRQLSMLNHYQPLLKGVFAIADVAYFALFIVLFLGLSIRRLDAERLAG, from the coding sequence GTGAGGGCGGTTCTGGCTATCGCCGGGCGCGAGCTGCGCGTGCTGTTCGCCTCGCCATCGGCGTGGGCCATGCTGGCCGTGGTGCAGGCCATCCTGGGCTACCTGTTCCTGACCCAGATCGACATGTTCCTGCAGCTGCGCTCGCAGTTGATGGCGATGCCCGACCCGCCGGGTCTGACCGAGATCGTCGCCCCGTCGCTGTTCGGCAGCGCCGGCATCGTCCTGCTGATGCTGGTGCCGCTGATCACCATGCGCAGTTTTGCCGAGGAGCGGCGCAACCAGACCCTGCCGCTGCTGCTGTCGGCGCCGGTATCCGTGTCCGGCATCGTGCTGGGCAAGTATCTGGCGTTGATGGGGTTTCTGACCCTGGTGACGGCGCTTACGGCCATGATGCCGGTCAGCCTGCTGCTGGGCGCCAGGCTCGACCTTGGCCTGCTGGCGGCCAGCGTGCTGGGTCTTTGGCTGCTGCTGGGCAGCTTCGCCGCGCTGGGCCTGTTCATGTCGACGCTGACCTCGCACCCGATGACGGCGGCGGTCAGCACCTTCGGCCTGCTGTTGCTGCTGTGGATCCTGGACTGGGCCAGCGGCAGCGCCGGCGAGGGCAGCGGTGAGTTGCTGCGCCAGCTGTCCATGCTCAACCACTACCAGCCGCTGCTCAAGGGCGTGTTCGCCATCGCCGACGTGGCCTACTTCGCCCTGTTCATCGTGCTGTTCCTGGGTCTGAGCATCCGCCGGCTGGATGCCGAGCGGCTGGCCGGCTAA
- a CDS encoding ABC transporter ATP-binding protein encodes MTAEVLVEIENVSRSFGNRQVLRDVSFSVVKGEVLGFLGPNGAGKTTTMRILTGTLAPSAGRVRVGGIDMLQQPVRAKAQLGYLPETPPLNRDLTVDEYLDFCARLRRVPGRQVRAAREQAKARCGLQEVGRRLIGNISKGFQQRVGIAQAIIHNPPVVILDEPTVGLDPIQIQEIRALIRELGQAHSVILSTHILSEVQAICSHVQIIRHGELVLKAGIDELATHLTGAHLEIALRRPPPADQLSGIPGIAALHPQGEGRWLVTFQAGADPTDALVHSAAIGDWGLYELTRPRLSLEEVFLELAGDEVPESAPAQEQAA; translated from the coding sequence ATGACGGCCGAAGTCCTCGTCGAGATCGAAAACGTCAGCCGCAGCTTTGGCAATCGCCAGGTGCTGCGCGATGTCAGCTTCAGCGTGGTCAAGGGCGAGGTGCTGGGCTTTCTGGGCCCCAACGGCGCCGGCAAGACCACCACCATGCGCATCCTGACCGGCACCCTGGCGCCAAGTGCCGGGCGCGTACGGGTCGGTGGCATCGACATGCTGCAGCAGCCGGTGCGCGCCAAGGCGCAGCTGGGCTACCTGCCCGAAACCCCGCCCCTGAACCGCGACCTGACGGTCGACGAATACCTCGATTTCTGCGCCCGCCTGCGCCGCGTGCCGGGACGCCAGGTGCGCGCCGCGCGCGAACAGGCCAAGGCCCGCTGTGGCCTGCAGGAAGTCGGCCGGCGCCTGATCGGCAACATATCCAAGGGCTTCCAGCAGCGCGTAGGCATCGCCCAGGCCATCATCCACAACCCGCCGGTAGTGATCCTGGACGAGCCTACGGTGGGCCTGGACCCGATCCAGATTCAGGAAATCCGCGCCCTGATCCGCGAGCTCGGACAGGCCCACAGCGTGATCCTGTCCACGCACATCCTGTCTGAGGTGCAGGCCATCTGCAGCCACGTGCAGATCATTCGCCACGGGGAGCTGGTGCTCAAGGCCGGCATCGACGAGCTGGCCACGCACCTGACCGGCGCGCATCTTGAAATCGCCCTGCGCCGGCCACCCCCGGCGGACCAGCTGTCGGGCATTCCCGGCATCGCCGCGCTGCACCCGCAAGGCGAGGGCCGCTGGCTGGTGACTTTCCAAGCCGGCGCCGATCCGACCGACGCGCTGGTGCACAGTGCAGCCATCGGCGACTGGGGCTTGTACGAGCTGACCCGCCCGCGCCTGTCGCTGGAAGAGGTCTTCCTGGAGCTGGCGGGGGACGAGGTGCCCGAGTCCGCCCCGGCGCAGGAGCAGGCGGCGTGA
- the rpmG gene encoding 50S ribosomal protein L33, protein MREKIKLVSTAGTGHFYTTMKNKRNTPDKIELRKFDPKARAYVAYKEAKIK, encoded by the coding sequence ATGCGCGAGAAGATCAAGCTGGTGTCCACCGCCGGCACCGGGCATTTCTATACGACCATGAAAAACAAGCGCAACACGCCCGACAAGATCGAGCTGCGCAAGTTCGATCCGAAGGCGCGCGCCTACGTGGCGTACAAGGAAGCCAAGATCAAGTGA
- the rpmB gene encoding 50S ribosomal protein L28, with protein MSRVCEVTGRGPMSGNNVSHANNRTRRRFLPNLQSHRFWVAAEKRYVTLRLSCRAMRTIDKKGIEAVLAEMRSRGLKP; from the coding sequence ATGTCCAGGGTTTGCGAGGTCACCGGCCGGGGGCCGATGTCCGGTAACAACGTCTCCCACGCCAACAACCGCACGCGTCGGCGCTTTCTGCCCAACCTGCAGAGCCACCGCTTCTGGGTGGCGGCCGAGAAGCGTTACGTCACGCTGCGGCTGTCCTGCCGGGCCATGCGCACCATCGACAAGAAAGGCATCGAGGCCGTGCTGGCCGAGATGCGCAGCCGCGGCCTGAAACCCTAA